Proteins from one Patescibacteria group bacterium genomic window:
- the dnaN gene encoding DNA polymerase III subunit beta produces MKIVCTQENLNKGLSLVSNIANKSSNLPILNNVLLKAEKNDLTLITTDLEIGIKASIRGKIEKSGEFTVDAKLIHNFVSFLPRENIEINLDGDNLEIKSANQETSIKGMLAEDFPLIPEIEKHNMVEISIADLKKSLSQVLLAASLDVSRIEINAVNFNFQKNELTLAATDSYRLAEKKIPVENGENKNLIIPLKTLQELARILNDQQDKKLKIFFNENQIMFELDGVELISRVIDGKYPDYSQIIPAEFKTEAKCNISKLVPAIKSVALFCKQGINDIRLSFDAKSQKIIIATASSNTGTSIANVSAEIKGEENDIVFNYRYLLDGLNQLGTSEVNMKINNNSSPGLLQPVGNDKYIYLVMPIRQ; encoded by the coding sequence ATGAAAATTGTTTGCACTCAGGAAAATTTGAATAAAGGATTATCTTTGGTATCAAACATTGCCAACAAAAGTTCCAACTTGCCAATTTTGAATAATGTATTATTGAAAGCAGAAAAAAACGATCTCACTTTGATCACTACTGATTTGGAAATTGGTATCAAAGCATCAATTAGAGGAAAAATAGAAAAGTCAGGCGAGTTTACAGTAGATGCTAAATTGATTCACAACTTTGTTTCTTTTCTTCCCAGAGAAAATATTGAAATCAACTTGGACGGAGATAACCTAGAAATAAAAAGTGCCAACCAAGAAACCTCTATCAAAGGCATGCTTGCTGAAGACTTTCCTCTGATACCAGAAATAGAAAAACATAACATGGTAGAAATCTCAATCGCTGACTTGAAAAAAAGTCTTTCTCAAGTGCTACTAGCCGCGTCACTAGATGTCTCAAGGATTGAAATAAATGCTGTAAACTTCAACTTTCAAAAAAATGAACTTACTCTAGCAGCTACTGATAGCTACCGTTTGGCTGAAAAGAAAATCCCAGTAGAAAACGGGGAAAACAAAAACCTAATAATTCCTCTCAAAACTTTACAAGAATTAGCTAGGATTCTAAATGACCAGCAGGACAAAAAACTCAAAATATTTTTTAATGAAAATCAGATAATGTTTGAGCTTGATGGAGTAGAGCTCATATCGCGTGTAATAGATGGTAAATACCCAGATTATAGTCAAATTATTCCAGCTGAATTCAAAACTGAAGCCAAGTGCAATATTAGTAAGCTTGTCCCAGCTATAAAATCAGTGGCTCTGTTTTGCAAACAAGGTATTAATGATATAAGACTTAGTTTTGATGCCAAGTCTCAAAAAATAATTATCGCTACTGCTTCATCAAATACTGGTACTTCAATTGCCAATGTCTCAGCAGAAATAAAAGGAGAAGAAAATGATATTGTCTTTAACTACCGCTATTTACTAGATGGCCTTAATCAGCTGGGTACCAGTGAAGTAAATATGAAGATAAACAATAATTCATCACCAGGGCTACTTCAGCCAGTTGGTAATGACAAATATATTTATTTGGTAATGCCTATTAGGCAATAA
- the dnaA gene encoding chromosomal replication initiator protein DnaA, whose amino-acid sequence MENYDKIWENTLGELELLISKANFTTWFKNTFIASVESDQVVVGVPNAFTKVWLEKKYHDKIISALENVLSKNNLQVIYRVITKEKMADISENVENINKEKTSYVHNSSNPSNGQSVSKFGLNPHYKFETFVVGPGNELAQAAAHAAAQKPGEIYNPLFIYGGVGLGKTHLVQAVGNYILAKDPSKRVLYINSEKFTNDFIFAIKSGQTDKFKQMYRNIDVLLIDDIQFIAGKEQTQEEFFHTFNALHQNNKQIVISSDRPPKAIQEVENRLISRFEWGMIADISSPDLETRVAILEIKAQEKKYNLDPKIVQYIAETIQENIRELEGALNRIIAFHQLNNTTPSLESVKSILGGIAANPRKAGLTPKRLLTVISEFYDISMENLLGASRKKELVVPRQIAMFLMREELKASYPNIGQEIGGRDHTTAMHACVKVTTLIESDDRIKNDILVLKTKIYERN is encoded by the coding sequence ATGGAAAATTACGATAAAATCTGGGAAAATACCCTGGGTGAATTAGAACTTTTAATCAGTAAAGCAAACTTTACTACTTGGTTTAAAAATACCTTTATTGCCAGTGTTGAATCAGACCAAGTGGTGGTTGGAGTGCCCAATGCCTTTACCAAAGTATGGTTGGAAAAGAAGTACCACGACAAAATTATATCAGCTCTGGAAAATGTGTTATCAAAAAATAATCTACAGGTTATCTACAGGGTCATAACAAAGGAAAAGATGGCTGACATTAGCGAAAATGTTGAAAATATTAATAAAGAAAAAACCTCCTATGTGCATAACTCCAGCAATCCTTCTAATGGCCAAAGTGTCAGTAAATTTGGCCTAAATCCTCACTATAAGTTTGAAACCTTTGTTGTTGGACCAGGCAATGAGTTGGCCCAAGCGGCTGCTCATGCGGCTGCTCAAAAACCTGGTGAAATCTACAATCCTTTATTTATATATGGTGGTGTAGGTTTGGGAAAAACTCACCTAGTCCAAGCTGTTGGTAATTATATATTAGCCAAAGATCCTAGTAAAAGGGTCCTTTATATTAATAGCGAAAAATTTACCAATGACTTTATTTTTGCTATAAAATCGGGACAAACTGACAAATTTAAGCAAATGTATAGAAATATTGACGTGCTTTTGATTGATGATATCCAGTTTATAGCCGGAAAAGAACAAACTCAAGAGGAATTTTTCCATACTTTCAATGCCCTTCACCAAAACAATAAACAAATAGTTATATCTTCTGATAGACCACCAAAAGCTATCCAAGAAGTAGAGAACAGGTTGATTTCCCGTTTTGAGTGGGGGATGATTGCCGATATTTCTTCTCCTGATCTAGAAACTAGAGTGGCTATTTTAGAAATTAAGGCCCAAGAAAAAAAATATAATCTTGACCCAAAGATAGTTCAATATATTGCTGAAACTATTCAAGAAAATATCCGCGAGTTAGAAGGCGCTCTAAATAGAATTATTGCTTTTCATCAACTCAACAACACCACTCCTAGTTTAGAGAGCGTAAAATCCATTTTGGGAGGTATTGCTGCCAATCCTAGAAAGGCGGGACTGACCCCCAAAAGACTTTTGACAGTCATTTCAGAATTTTACGACATTAGCATGGAAAATCTCTTGGGCGCCAGCCGCAAAAAAGAATTGGTAGTGCCCCGACAAATTGCTATGTTTTTGATGAGAGAAGAGCTTAAAGCCTCTTACCCAAACATCGGGCAAGAAATAGGCGGACGAGATCACACCACTGCCATGCACGCCTGTGTCAAAGTAACCACCTTAATTGAATCTGATGATAGAATTAAAAATGACATCTTAGTTTTAAAGACAAAAATCTATGAACGCAATTAA
- the rpmH gene encoding 50S ribosomal protein L34, with protein MTKRTYQPKTRKRAKTHGFRARMSSKSGRQVLSSRRKKGRKSLAV; from the coding sequence ATGACCAAAAGAACCTATCAGCCAAAAACCAGAAAAAGAGCCAAGACTCATGGTTTTCGTGCCCGCATGTCTAGCAAAAGCGGTCGCCAAGTATTGTCTAGCCGCAGAAAAAAAGGCAGAAAAAGCCTGGCTGTTTAA
- the rnpA gene encoding ribonuclease P protein component, with protein sequence MLPKIFRLHQDKEIKDLVKNGQSFFLPQLVIKYKKNQEGPSRFAFVVSTKVDKRAVIRNRLQRQMREIVRIALPKLKTGYVVLIIAKKSALELDFSTLGRQLDFAFKKISLYNQGQNDKKTSFKTN encoded by the coding sequence ATGTTGCCTAAAATTTTTAGACTTCATCAAGATAAGGAAATAAAAGACTTGGTTAAGAATGGCCAAAGCTTTTTTTTGCCGCAACTAGTGATTAAGTATAAAAAAAATCAAGAGGGGCCTAGTCGTTTTGCTTTTGTGGTTTCTACTAAGGTTGATAAGCGGGCAGTAATCAGAAATAGATTGCAAAGACAAATGCGTGAAATTGTCCGGATAGCGCTACCAAAGCTTAAGACAGGGTATGTTGTGCTAATAATAGCCAAAAAATCTGCCTTGGAGTTGGATTTTAGCACTTTGGGTCGGCAACTAGACTTTGCTTTTAAAAAAATAAGCCTTTATAATCAAGGTCAAAATGATAAAAAAACTAGTTTTAAAACTAATTAG
- the yidD gene encoding membrane protein insertion efficiency factor YidD translates to MKKLVLKLIRLYQKTLSPDTGWFKVFYPHGYCRFYPHCSEYGYQAIDKYGLLKGGSKAVWRVIRCNPLSSGGHDPVK, encoded by the coding sequence ATAAAAAAACTAGTTTTAAAACTAATTAGGCTTTATCAAAAGACTTTATCTCCGGACACGGGCTGGTTTAAGGTGTTTTATCCTCATGGTTATTGCCGATTTTACCCGCATTGTAGCGAATATGGCTATCAGGCTATAGATAAATATGGACTTTTAAAAGGTGGATCAAAAGCTGTTTGGCGGGTTATAAGATGCAATCCCTTATCAAGCGGTGGCCATGATCCAGTAAAATAA
- a CDS encoding YidC/Oxa1 family membrane protein insertase, with protein sequence MWIFNKFFYEPIFNLLVYIYNSIPGHDLGLAIIILTLIIRLLLYIPSKKSIKAQKELATLQPEIEELKEKYKADKEKMGPELMALYKKRGVNPLSSCLPMVIQLPFLFAIYRVFFNGLTDEHATDVLYSFVTNPGVLNPLAFGFFNLAEKSILLAVLAGLAQFWQSKMMMAKKRPGSSSVMAGMSGQMLYIFPVITIFIGSSFPAGLTFYWLLTTIFSIVQQYIVLGTRKAKTSDEKTVENTSEKKE encoded by the coding sequence ATGTGGATTTTTAACAAATTTTTCTACGAACCAATTTTCAATCTTTTGGTTTATATATACAATAGTATTCCTGGCCATGATTTGGGTCTGGCAATTATTATTTTGACTTTGATCATCAGACTGCTTCTTTATATCCCTTCCAAAAAATCTATCAAAGCTCAAAAAGAATTGGCCACCTTACAACCGGAGATAGAAGAGCTCAAAGAAAAATATAAAGCGGACAAAGAAAAGATGGGTCCGGAGCTGATGGCACTTTACAAAAAAAGAGGAGTCAATCCCCTTTCGTCTTGTCTGCCAATGGTCATTCAGTTGCCATTTCTTTTTGCCATCTATAGAGTTTTCTTCAATGGCCTGACTGATGAGCACGCCACAGATGTCTTGTATTCTTTTGTTACTAACCCCGGTGTACTCAATCCTTTAGCTTTTGGATTTTTTAATCTAGCAGAAAAAAGTATTTTGCTGGCAGTGTTGGCTGGTTTGGCTCAGTTTTGGCAATCTAAAATGATGATGGCCAAAAAAAGACCAGGCAGCAGCTCGGTCATGGCTGGTATGAGCGGACAGATGTTGTATATATTTCCTGTGATTACAATTTTTATTGGTTCTAGTTTTCCAGCTGGTTTGACATTTTATTGGTTACTGACAACTATATTTTCTATTGTTCAACAATACATTGTTTTGGGCACTCGTAAAGCTAAAACTAGTGATGAAAAAACAGTCGAAAATACTAGTGAAAAAAAAGAATAA
- a CDS encoding polymer-forming cytoskeletal protein has product MFSKNQSVAPNSKSIETIIGPSVKVEGDFKGEGDLVIEGILVGNLQTKNNLKIGQNAVVDANIKANNAFISGKVRGNINVKGKLEITGTAMILGDIKAQIISIESGALLKGTLDMPIGNISTEEPKENKKAEPIRKEENEK; this is encoded by the coding sequence ATGTTTTCTAAAAATCAATCAGTTGCCCCAAACTCAAAGAGTATTGAAACCATTATTGGCCCTTCAGTCAAAGTAGAGGGAGATTTTAAAGGCGAAGGGGATTTGGTCATAGAAGGTATTTTGGTAGGTAACTTACAAACCAAAAATAACCTAAAAATAGGCCAAAATGCTGTAGTTGATGCCAATATCAAGGCCAACAATGCCTTTATTTCCGGTAAGGTTAGAGGAAATATTAATGTTAAAGGAAAGCTGGAAATAACCGGTACGGCCATGATTTTGGGCGACATCAAGGCTCAAATTATTTCCATTGAAAGTGGCGCACTACTCAAAGGCACTCTGGATATGCCAATTGGCAATATTTCCACTGAAGAGCCCAAAGAAAATAAAAAGGCCGAGCCAATTAGAAAAGAAGAAAACGAGAAATAA